AATGAGGTAAACACAGAGGCCTACCGCGAGGCAACCGATAACCGAATACCGGTCAACGTCGTAGACGTACCCGAACTATGCTCCTTCATCGTACCCTCGACCATTCGCCGCGGCGACCTTGTTATCAGCATTTCCACCAGTGGGAGCTGCCCCGCGCTGGCAAAGCACATTCGCGAAGAGCTTGAAGAGACTTATCGTGATGAGTACGGCGACTTTTGCGATATCTTGAGGGACTTTAGGGCGCGGGTCATGGACAAATATGACGACCCGAAAGAGCGGAAACGAGCGTTGGGCAGGTTGATAGAGTCCGACGCGATAGATTTGATACGCGCGCGAGACGACTTGGAGTTAGAGGAAAGAGTAAGATCATGCATGTAATAATTGCGGGCTTAAGCCACAAGACGGCCCCGGTAGAGATCAGGGAGAAGGTCACCTATCCCGAGCAGGTCCTATCGGAATCACTTCATGCGCTGATAGGGTATCCGAGCATCAACGAGGCGGTCATCGTCTCTACCTGCAACCGCATGGAGATCTATGTTGTCGCAAATGACCTCGATAAAGGGAAAGACCATATCATCCAGTTTATCTGCGATTGCCACAGTCTCACGCGAGACCAAATCCGCGATTACCTCTACTTCCACGAAGGAAAAAGGACGATGCACCACCTCTTCCGGGTCGCATCGAGCCTCGATTCGATGGTCGTCGGAGAGGCGCAAATCCTCGGGCAAATTAAGACCGCCTACAATGCGGCTTTCGAAAACGACGCCACCTCGACCATATTCAACCGCCTCTTCCGCCACGCGCTCCTGACCGGCAAGCGCGTCCGCACCGAGACGGAGATAGGCGAGAACGCGGTCTCGATAAGCTACGCCGCGGTCGAACTCGCCAAGCGCGTCTTCGATTCGCTGGAAGGCAGGACGGTCATGCTCATCGGCGCGGGTGAGATGATAGAGCTTACCGCGACGCATCTTATAAGCAACGGCGCGAACAAAGTCATCGTCACCAACCGTACCTTCGATCGCGCCGAAGCCCTGGCGCGGCGGTTTAACGGGAAAGCGGTGCCGTTCGATGAGTTTATCGACCACATGGCCTTCGCGGACATAGTGATCAGCTCGACCGGCGCCCCGCACACGGTGGTCGGCAAAGGGCACGTCACGCAGGTAATGCACAAACGCAAGAACAAGCCGATATTCTTTATCGATATAGCGGTGCCGCGCGATATCGACCCCGAAGTCGCCAATATCTATAACGTCTTCGCCTACGATATCGACGACCTTGATTCCGTCGTCCAGACCAACCTGGAAGAGCGGAAAAAGGCCGCCGAAATCGCCGAGGCGATTGTCGATAACGAGGTGGGCCACTTTAGCGCGTGGTTGAGCACCCTCGAGGTGGCGCCGGCGATTGCGAGCCTCAGGCAGCACGCCGAATTAATCAGGAAACAGGAACTCGAGAAGCACCTGCGCAAACTGCCCAACTTGACCGAGTCGGAAATCAATACGCTCAACGCGATGACCTGCGCGATAGTCAACAAGATTCTCCACAAACCGATTGTGAAGACCAAAGAATACTCTAATCGAAAAGACGGTTATCAATATGTCGATTCCTTCCGCTTATTGTTCGACCTGGAAGAGGAAGAGGAACAAGACGACTCGCCCGGTTTTATGGCGAAGGCGGAACTAAAGCGGAGTTGACGGTTGATGCGCGTCCAGCCGACGGCACAATATAGTCTGAGTCTTAGCTTGAAGATAGGTGGTTAAATGGCGAAAAACAACAGATACATTCTGGGAACCCGTGGGAGCAAGCTGGCCCTTTGGCAATCGAATCACGTTGCCGCGACACTTAAAGAGAAGGCCGGCGTCGATATCGAGTTGAAGATAATCAAGACCCAGGGTGACAAGATTCTGGACGCGCCCCTATCGAAAATCGGCGATAAGGGTCTTTTTGTTAAAGAAATAGAGACGGCCCTTCTGGAGTGCGAGGCCGACCTGGCGGTGCACAGCAGCAAAGATGTGCCGACGCAGATTCCCGAAGGGCTTGTGCTCGGCGCGTTTTTGAAACGCGTCGACTCCCGCGATGTCCTCATCGCCCGAGACGACAAGAGCCTCGATGAGCTGCCCGCCGGGTCTATTGTGGGGACGAGCAGCTTGCGGCGTATCGCCCAGGTGCTCAACCGCCGGCCCGATTTGCGGATAAAAGATATTCGCGGCAACCTCGATACCAGGCTAAGCAAGATGGAAGACGGCGAATACGACGCGATTATCCTGGCGGCGGCCGGTCTCGACAGGATGGGTTGGAACGAAGGGATAACCGAGCGCATCGCAACCGAGGTTATGTTGTCGGCGGTTGGCCAGGGCGCTATCGCCGTGGAGATTCGAGACGACGACGAGGAGATGAGAGAACTCATGCGCCATCTCGAAGACGCGGATACGCGGGCGGCGGTCATCGCCGAGCGCGCGCTCCTGCGCGAACTCGAAGGCGGCTGTCAAATCCCTATCGGCGCGCTCGGAGTAATCGACGGCGGAAAGCTCAAACTCGACGGCATGGTCGCGAGCTTAGACGGCAAGAAGATGATTAGAGATGTCATCTCCGGCGACCCGGCCGACGCGGAAGCGCTCGGAGTCGAGCTGGCCAACACGCTCCGGGGCATGGGAGCGGATGAGATTCTCGCCGAGGTGCGCGCCCAAGCGCAAGTCGTTCCGAACCCCAGCCACACAAACGGGTAACAAACGGGGACGTTCCTCTCCGAGGGGGACGTCCCTATACACTATATATAAAGGTATAAAGAAGCGAGGAACGCGTAAGAATATGGCAGGCAAAGTCTTTTTAGTCGGGGCGGGGCCCGGCGACCCGAAACTAATAACCCTTCGCGGGCTTGAATGCATCGCCCGGGCCGACGTGCTGATCTACGATCGCCTGGCGACCAACCTCTTGTTCGAGCACGCAAAACCCGGTGTCGAGTATATATACGTCGGCAAGGCCGAGGGCAAGCACTCCGTCAAGCAGAGCGATATCAACCAGATACTCGTCGACCAAGCGAAAGAGGACAAAATAGTTACGCGCTTAAAAGGCGGCGACCCGCTCATCTTCGGGCGCGGGGGCGAAGAGGCGCTTACACTCTTTGAAAACGGTATCGACTTCGAGTTCGTGCCGGGGGTCTCCTCGGGCAACGCGGTGCCCGCGTACGCCGGCATCCCGGTGACCCATCGCGGGATGACCTCGACGGTCGCGTATGTGACCGGCCACGAAGACCCGTTAAAGCCTAATACCGATATCGACTGGAAGAGCCTCGTCGGCATCGGCACCATAATCTTTTACATGGGGATGCGCAATCTCCCCAAAATCGTCGAGCAACTCACGGCCAACGGGCGCAGCGACCAGACGCCGGTCGCCGTCATCAGGTGGGGGACGACCCCCCAGCAACAGACGGTCATCGGCACGCTCGCCGACATCGTCCAAAGGGTTACCGAGGTCGAACTCAAAGCCCCGTGTATCATCATCGTCGGCGAGGTGGTCAGCCTGCGCGAGAAGCTCTGTTGGTACGAGAAGAAACCGCTCTTTGGAAAGCGGATCTTGGTGACCAGGGCGAAAGAGCAGGCCGGCGCGTTCACCGACTTCCTTGCCGACCTCGGCGGCCAAGTAGTCGAGATACCGACAATCAAGATAGCGGGTCCCGATAGCTTCGATGGGGTCGACCGCGCCCTGGAACGTCTGGAGAGCGGACCCGGATATGACTGGATTATTTTTACCAGCGCCAACGGCGTCGAGTATTTCATCGAGCGGATGAAGCGGCTCGGCAAAGACATACGGATTTTAGCCGGCTCCAAGATAGCGGTCATCGGCCCGGCGACCGCGCGGGCAGTCAAGAGGCTTTTGATGAACATAGAAATCACGCCGAAAGAATTTGTCGCCGAGGGTCTGATTGATGAGTTCGAACTCGAAGGCGTCGAGGGCAAGAGCTTTCTCATCCCGCGCGCCAAAGTCGCGCGAAGTATATTGCCGGACACCTTAAGGAAGATGGGCGCCGAGGTCGATGTGGCCGAAGCATACCAGACGGTCCTCGACGACGACGCGGCCTTGCGAATCAAAGAGCTGCTGAGCAAAGGCGCAATCGACATCGCGACCTTTACCAGCCCGTCGACCATCGACAACTTCGCGAAACTCGTCGGACCCGATTTACACCGACTCATCGACGGTCTCGCTATCGCGGTCATCGGCCCCGTCACGGCGGACGCGGTTAAAAAACTCGGCCTCAACGTCGATATTATCGCCGGCGAATATACTGTTCCCGGTTTGGTCGAGGCCATCGTCGAGCACGCGGGGGCCAAGGCGCCCGCGAACATTTAAAAGGATTTTAGTGAGTATATCGAATAGAGGGAATGATGGCGCATGAATTTTCCAGCTTACCGGCCGCGCAGACTGCGCGCCAATGAAAACCTGCGACGTATGATACGGGAGACCTCTTTGAGTGTGGATGATTTCATCTACCCGCTCTTCGTCGCCACGGGTGAGGGTTTCAAAAAAGAGATATCCTCGATGCCCGGCAATTACCAGATGTCGGTCGAACTCATCGTCGAAGAGGCGAGAGAGGTGCGCGACCTCGGGATACCGGCGGTCATTCTCTTCGGTATACCCGAGTCGAAGGACGAGGCGGGCTCGGGCGCCTATGACGACGACGGCATAGTCCAGCAAGCGATTCGCGCCATCAAAAAAGAGGTTCCCGGTCTATTGGTAGTGACCGATGTTTGCCTCTGCGAGTTTACCAGCCACGGCCATTGCGGAATCGTGCGCGAGGGCGAGATCTTAAACGACATCACACTCGAACTCTTAGCCAAGATGGCTGTCTCCCATGCGGAGGCGGGTGCCGATATGGTCGCGCCGTCCGACATGATGGATGGTCGCGTAAGCGCTATCCGCGCGGGGCTAGACGCGAACCGCTTCGACAATATCCCGATTATGGCGTATTCGGCGAAGCAGGCCTCGGCGTTTTACGGGCCGTTCAGGGAAGCGGCGGAATCTACCCCGCGGTTCGGCGACCGCAAATCGTACCAGATGGACGCGGCCAACAGCCTCGAGGCGTTGCGCGAGACCGCGCTCGACATCGAGGAAGGCGCCGACATCGTCATGGTAAAACCGGCCTTGAGCTGCCTTGATTTGATATATATGATTAAGAAGGAATTCGGCTACCCGACCGCCGCTTATAACGTCAGCGGCGAGTTTTCGATGGTAAAAGCGGCGGCTGAAAAAGGGTGGATAGACGAGCAGAAGGTCGCCCTTGAGATTCTTACCGGCATCAAGCGCGCCGGCGCCGACATCATCATCACATATCACGCCAAGGACGCCGCACGCTGGCTGAAGCAAAAGGGGTCAGGTCTTTAATTTTTAGTTTTATGTGCTATCATCCCG
The Actinomycetota bacterium genome window above contains:
- a CDS encoding bifunctional precorrin-2 dehydrogenase/sirohydrochlorin ferrochelatase; protein product: MAFYPLYVDLEGGKCVVVGGGEVAERKVASLLECGADVQVISPDSTPGLEELAREGRLSITRRGYRRGDLDKATLAIVATDDNEVNTEAYREATDNRIPVNVVDVPELCSFIVPSTIRRGDLVISISTSGSCPALAKHIREELEETYRDEYGDFCDILRDFRARVMDKYDDPKERKRALGRLIESDAIDLIRARDDLELEERVRSCM
- the hemB gene encoding porphobilinogen synthase, producing MNFPAYRPRRLRANENLRRMIRETSLSVDDFIYPLFVATGEGFKKEISSMPGNYQMSVELIVEEAREVRDLGIPAVILFGIPESKDEAGSGAYDDDGIVQQAIRAIKKEVPGLLVVTDVCLCEFTSHGHCGIVREGEILNDITLELLAKMAVSHAEAGADMVAPSDMMDGRVSAIRAGLDANRFDNIPIMAYSAKQASAFYGPFREAAESTPRFGDRKSYQMDAANSLEALRETALDIEEGADIVMVKPALSCLDLIYMIKKEFGYPTAAYNVSGEFSMVKAAAEKGWIDEQKVALEILTGIKRAGADIIITYHAKDAARWLKQKGSGL
- a CDS encoding glutamyl-tRNA reductase gives rise to the protein MHVIIAGLSHKTAPVEIREKVTYPEQVLSESLHALIGYPSINEAVIVSTCNRMEIYVVANDLDKGKDHIIQFICDCHSLTRDQIRDYLYFHEGKRTMHHLFRVASSLDSMVVGEAQILGQIKTAYNAAFENDATSTIFNRLFRHALLTGKRVRTETEIGENAVSISYAAVELAKRVFDSLEGRTVMLIGAGEMIELTATHLISNGANKVIVTNRTFDRAEALARRFNGKAVPFDEFIDHMAFADIVISSTGAPHTVVGKGHVTQVMHKRKNKPIFFIDIAVPRDIDPEVANIYNVFAYDIDDLDSVVQTNLEERKKAAEIAEAIVDNEVGHFSAWLSTLEVAPAIASLRQHAELIRKQELEKHLRKLPNLTESEINTLNAMTCAIVNKILHKPIVKTKEYSNRKDGYQYVDSFRLLFDLEEEEEQDDSPGFMAKAELKRS
- the hemC gene encoding hydroxymethylbilane synthase; translated protein: MAKNNRYILGTRGSKLALWQSNHVAATLKEKAGVDIELKIIKTQGDKILDAPLSKIGDKGLFVKEIETALLECEADLAVHSSKDVPTQIPEGLVLGAFLKRVDSRDVLIARDDKSLDELPAGSIVGTSSLRRIAQVLNRRPDLRIKDIRGNLDTRLSKMEDGEYDAIILAAAGLDRMGWNEGITERIATEVMLSAVGQGAIAVEIRDDDEEMRELMRHLEDADTRAAVIAERALLRELEGGCQIPIGALGVIDGGKLKLDGMVASLDGKKMIRDVISGDPADAEALGVELANTLRGMGADEILAEVRAQAQVVPNPSHTNG
- the cobA gene encoding uroporphyrinogen-III C-methyltransferase; its protein translation is MAGKVFLVGAGPGDPKLITLRGLECIARADVLIYDRLATNLLFEHAKPGVEYIYVGKAEGKHSVKQSDINQILVDQAKEDKIVTRLKGGDPLIFGRGGEEALTLFENGIDFEFVPGVSSGNAVPAYAGIPVTHRGMTSTVAYVTGHEDPLKPNTDIDWKSLVGIGTIIFYMGMRNLPKIVEQLTANGRSDQTPVAVIRWGTTPQQQTVIGTLADIVQRVTEVELKAPCIIIVGEVVSLREKLCWYEKKPLFGKRILVTRAKEQAGAFTDFLADLGGQVVEIPTIKIAGPDSFDGVDRALERLESGPGYDWIIFTSANGVEYFIERMKRLGKDIRILAGSKIAVIGPATARAVKRLLMNIEITPKEFVAEGLIDEFELEGVEGKSFLIPRAKVARSILPDTLRKMGAEVDVAEAYQTVLDDDAALRIKELLSKGAIDIATFTSPSTIDNFAKLVGPDLHRLIDGLAIAVIGPVTADAVKKLGLNVDIIAGEYTVPGLVEAIVEHAGAKAPANI